In Scytonema millei VB511283, the genomic window GGATTTGTTAGGAAAATTATTGGGTAGTAGGAATGACAGTTTCTCAGATTAAAAGTCAGGGGATAGAGCAGAGAGAACTCAGGCGCGTGAGGCGATCGCGTCTCGCTACGCTAGTTATGCTCAGTATTGTGGCATTTTCTAGCCTGATAGTTGGAGGATGGTTTGCCGGAGAAGGCACAATTACTTCGATTTTTTTACAATTGCAAAATTTTCAAAATAATCCTCCTTTTTGGTTAGAAGTACCAATGCTATCAGGAGGATATTTACTAGCTCCCACAATTGTTTTACTCCTAATTGTGATGCTAGTTATGCGAATTTCTCCCCAACCGAAACGATGGTCGCGACAAATTGTAGTAGCGATATTACTGCTGCTGACTATCCGTTATATTATTTGGCGATCGCTAACTACCCTCAATCTTGCTACTCCCCTCAATGGTGTATTTAGTCTGGGACTATTATTTTTAGAATTTATAGTATTAACCAGCAGTACAATTCAACTATTTTTAATGTTGAATGTCAAAGACCGCAGCCGCGAAGCCGACCGCTTTGCTGTAGCCGTGCTTGACGGTAGTTTTGCCCCAACAGTTGATATTTTAATTCCTACTTATAACGAGCCTACTTTTATCCTCAGACGGACTATTATCGGTTGCCAAGCCCTGGAATATCCGTATAAAAAAATCTACTTACTTGACGATACGCGCCGACCGGAAGTCAAAGATTTAGCTAGAGAGTTGGGCTGTCAATATTTAACTCGTTCCGATAATAAGCACGCTAAAGCAGGTAACTTAAATCATGCGATCGCCAAAACTCAAGGCGAATTAATTGTTGTCTTTGATGCCGATTTTGTCCCAACTAAAAACTTTCTCACTCGAACTGTTGGTTTTTTCCAAAACGAAAAAATTGCTTTAATTCAAACACCCCAAAGTTTTTATAACGCCGATCCAATCGCCCGTAATTTAGGGTTAGAAGATGCAGTTACCCCAGAAGAAGAAGTTTTTTATCGTCAAATTCAGCCAATTAGAGACGGATCTGATAGCGTCATTTGTGCTGGTACTTCTTTTGTCGTCAGACGCAAAGCGCTACAAGCTGCTGGCGGTTTTGTCACAGATTCTTTGAGCGAAGATTACTTTACAGGAATTCGTTTATCAGCTCAGGGTTATCGATTAATTTATTTAGATGAAAAACTCAGTGCGGGTTTAGCAGCCGAAAACATCGCCGCTCATGCTACGCAGCGGATCAGATGGGCGCAAGGGACGTTACAAGCATTTTTTATCGACGCAAACCCTTTAACAATCAAAGGATTGCGACCTTTACAAAGAATTGCGCATTTAGAAGGATTATTGCATTGGTTCACTAGTATTTCCCGGGTTGGGTTTTTATTTATGCCGCTTGCCTATTCATTTCTAGGAGTGATTCCACTCAGGGCAACAGCAACCGAATTGTTATACTTCTTTTTGCCCTACTATTTAGTTCAACTCTCAGTATTTGCTTGGTTGAATCACCGCTCGCGCTCGGCTTTACTATCAGATATATACTCTTTAGTTTTATGCTTTCCCTTGGCTTTGACTGTAATTCAAGTCATGTTAAGACCGTTCGCCAAAGGATTTAAAGTCACTCCAAAAGGACAACAGCGCGATCGCTTTTCATTTAATTGGAAACTAGCTTCACCTTTAATTATTTTGTTTGCGATCACAGCTATCAGTCTGTGGCGCAACTTAGGAATGTCTATGGCCAAAGCAGAATGGGCAACAACAGTACCATTAGAAATTGCTCAACAAATTCGAGGTATTGGTTTGGGTTGGCTGTGGAGTGGCTACAACTTAATTATGTTGGGTATTGCAATTTTAATTCTGCTTGACGCTCCCAAGCCAGATGTTTACGATTGGTTTGCTCTCCGGCGAACAGTAAGGTGCAATATTCAAGGGGAAAATTATTGGGGAGTCACGACGATGATTTCTGAAGTTGGAGCGGAAATTGCTTTGACACAAAAAGCAATAATTTCAGCAGCAGAAATGCAGCCAGTCACGTTAGAAATTATGGAGGAAGGAGTAAAATTAACTGGTGAAGTCATTCGGACTGGATTTCAAAATGAATTTCCTACAGTTAGGGTCATGTTTCAACAACTCAATCTCAGCCAACATCGCCGCTTAGTAGAAATGTTATTTTGTCGCCCTGGACAATGGAAGCGCCATAACACGCCAGGGGAATTCAAATCGATTTTACTGATTCTGAAAATTCTATTCCGACCGCGAATCATATTCGATCGCAATATAGATGTCAATGCGATCGCAGTTTCTCAAGGATAGATGTTAGTTGACGGTAAACGCTACGCTACACTCCGTGAAGACGGTTGACAGCTAACTGTGAACTGATAACTAAATAGTTACCATTTGAGAAAAGCCGCCTCAAGTCCTTGTTCGCGTCTAATCTTGCCATCTTTTTCAAACCAGGCTACCACCTGTTCTGCGGTTAAATCTTCCATTTTTACGCCGTAGTCTTCGGCTATATGTTTCAACAGCCGCAGCGATGAAACTGTCAGTCTGGTTAAAAACTTTTCTGGAGAAGAAAGCAAGGCTGCATCTACCTTGGCTGACTCTTCCGTCGAGAGAAATTGCATTGAAGGTTGTTGGTCTAGATTCATGTTATTTGTCATTGGTCATTGGCGAGTATTGTCTTCTGACTTACGACTTACGACTTACGACTTACGACTTCTTCCCCGTGCTTCGTACTAAATATCCGCAACGGTGTTCGCCGTCAATGATCCAGTGGGTGCGCTCGACTTGACAATCAGGTAAAATTGTGGCAAACATTTCTAACTCGTGTCCGCAAACTACAGGAAAGGACTCGGCAACGTTGGCAATGGCACAATTATGTTCGGTAATGATAAATCCTCTAGCTGAATTCTCTTCATTGACGAAATACCACTCTGCCATGTAGCCTTCAGCTTTTCTCAATTCTACTAAGTTCGCTACTCGCTCTTGCAACGAACCCTCGCCGACGCGATCGCGGTATTCTAGAGCTTTACGCTCCCATTGCATCCGTAAAATCGTCCCCATTTGTTCTCGCCCCACTGTTTGGGCGAGGGTGTCGAGCAGGGAAACGGCAAATTGTCCGTGGCTATCTCCCCCTGCATCGTTAATTGTACGACGCAGGCGATCCCGCCCTTTATCGCTCAGTTTATATACGTGTTGCGGTCGCCCCATTCCCAGGTGAACTGCTTGATATAAAAGTAGTTCCTCTGCTTCTAGATCTTTTAAATGGCGACGAATCGCTTGTGGACTGACATCAAGCTCTGTGGCTAGCTCCTGTGCCGTGGCTTGCCCCTGCTTCATCAAATATTGCAGAATATCCTGCTTGGTCGAGGGCTGCTGCGTTGTCACCATTGTCATTCCAAAGTTTTCAGCTGAAAATTTTACTTTGACAACATACCTGTTGTTAATGTAGCGTAAAATGGAGACAGGTTAAACAACAAGCGTGTTGTTTTAGTTACGATTTTTACAACGAGGAAGGTGGGAAGGGGTTAGACCACCCGTCTTTCATCCTTAAAGAGCTACTTCGAGCATTTCAGCCCAACCGAGAGAACACTACCAATGAGTGCAACTGTCAAAACCATCGTCAACCAGCCTTACAAGTACGGCTTTATTACCGACATCGAGGCAGATATCATTCCTCGCGGTCTGAGTGAAGACGTTATCCGCCTGATCTCTGCTAAGAAAGAAGAACCAGAGTTCATGTTGGAATTTCGTCTGAGAGCTTACCGTCAGTGGCTAAAGATGACAGAACCTACTTGGCACAGTGTCCAGTATCCTCCCATCAACTATCAGGATATTATCTACTATTCCGCGCCGAAAAAGAAGCCCAAGCAACTGAATAGTTTGGAAGAAGTCGATCCGGCGTTGTTGGAAACCTTTGAAAAGCTGGGGATTCCCATATCAGAACAGAAGCGTTTATCTAACGTCGCGGTAGATGCGATTTTTGACAGCGTTTCTGTAGCTACTACCTTCAAGGAAAAGTTAGCCAAAGAAGGTGTAATTTTCTGCTCGATTTCCGAAGCTTTACGGGAATATCCAGAGTTGGTACAGAAATATCTGGGTAGTGTCGTCCCAACAGCAGATAACTATTTTGCCGCACTCAATTCCGCTGTATTCAGTGACGGTTCCTTTGTCTATATTCCCAAAAACACCAAATGCCCGATGGAACTGTCTACATATTTTCGGATCAATAGCGGGGATACGGGACAGTTCGAGCGGACGTTGATTGTGGCTGAAGAGGGTAGCTACGTTTCCTACCTGGAAGGCTGCACCGCACCGATGTACGACACTAACCAGCTACACGCGGCGGTGGTGGAACTTGTCGCTTTAGACAATGCTGAAATTAAATACTCTACTGTCCAAAACTGGTATGCTGGCGATGAAAAGGGTAAAGGTGGAATCTACAACTTCGTCACCAAGCGCGGTTTGTGTCAGGGAGTGAATTCTAAAATTTCTTGGACGCAGGTAGAAACGGGTTCGGCAATTACTTGGAAGTATCCTAGTTGCGTGTTAGTCGGCGACAATTCTGTAGGTGAGTTTTATTCTGTGGCGCTGACAAATAATATGCAGCAAGCCGATACAGGAACGAAGATGATCCATGTTGGCAAGAACACCCGCAGCACGATTATTTCCAAGGGAATTTCTGCGGGGAACTCTAGCAATAGCTACCGTGGTTTGGTAAAAGTTAACCCGAAAGCACAAGGAGCGCGGAATTATTCTCAGTGCGATTCAATGTTAATTGGAGATAATGCACGGGCGAATACATTCCCCTACATTCAGGTACAAAATAACACTGCCAAGATCGAGCATGAAGCTTCGACTTCTAAGATTGGTGAAGATCAATTATTTTACTTCTCACAGCGGGGCATTTCTTCAGAAGATGCGATCTCGATGATGATTAGCGGTTTCTGTAAGGATGTGTTTAACCAACTGCCAATGGAATTTGCTGTAGAAGCAGATCGCCTGCTGAGTCTGAAACTGGAAGGTAGTGTGGGTTAATAAAGTAGGGTGGGCAATGCTCACCCTCAATCAAGCGATTCGCAACTGAATAGAGAGAGCGCAGAGGACGTAGAGAGTAATGATTATTGAAAATAGTGAAATTTTGCTGTCGGTGAAAGATCTGACAGCTGAAGTTGATGGGAATTCAATTCTAAAGGGAGTGAATTTAGCAGTTCGCTCTGGAGAAATCCATGCGATTATGGGACCCAATGGTTCTGGTAAAAGCACTTTTTCTAAAGCCTTAGCAGGACACCCAGCTTACGAGGTGACGGGTGGTGAAGCAATTTTTCAAGGCAAAAATTTGCTGGAAATGGAACCAGAAGAACGCGCTAGAGCTGGAGTTTTTCTGGCATTTCAGTATCCCTTAGAAATTCCTGGCGTAAGTAATTTAGATTTCTTGCGAGTTGCCTACAATTCTCGGCGGAAAGAGCAAGGTTTAGAAGAATTGGATGCATTTGATTTTGACGATTTGATCCAAGAAAAGTTAGATGTCGTCAAGATGGATGCGGCTTTCTTAAACCGCAGCGTGAATGAAGGGTTTTCTGGTGGCGAGAAGAAGCGGAACGAAATTTTGCAAATGGCACTGTTGGAACCAAAAATTGCAATTTTGGATGAAACAGATTCAGGATTAGATATTGACGCGCTGAAGATTGTTGCGAATGGCGTGAATCAATTGGCTAGTCCCGAAAATGCCACAATTCTAATTACTCACTACCAGCGATTGCTCAACTACATCGTACCGGATTACGTTCATGTGATGGCTAGGGGACAGATTATCAAGAGTGGTGGTAAAGAATTAGCACTAGAATTAGAATCCCGTGGCTATGACTGGGTTTTGGAACAGGCTGGAGCTGAGGTAGGAGTGTAATGAGTATTCA contains:
- a CDS encoding glycosyltransferase family 2 protein, translating into MTVSQIKSQGIEQRELRRVRRSRLATLVMLSIVAFSSLIVGGWFAGEGTITSIFLQLQNFQNNPPFWLEVPMLSGGYLLAPTIVLLLIVMLVMRISPQPKRWSRQIVVAILLLLTIRYIIWRSLTTLNLATPLNGVFSLGLLFLEFIVLTSSTIQLFLMLNVKDRSREADRFAVAVLDGSFAPTVDILIPTYNEPTFILRRTIIGCQALEYPYKKIYLLDDTRRPEVKDLARELGCQYLTRSDNKHAKAGNLNHAIAKTQGELIVVFDADFVPTKNFLTRTVGFFQNEKIALIQTPQSFYNADPIARNLGLEDAVTPEEEVFYRQIQPIRDGSDSVICAGTSFVVRRKALQAAGGFVTDSLSEDYFTGIRLSAQGYRLIYLDEKLSAGLAAENIAAHATQRIRWAQGTLQAFFIDANPLTIKGLRPLQRIAHLEGLLHWFTSISRVGFLFMPLAYSFLGVIPLRATATELLYFFLPYYLVQLSVFAWLNHRSRSALLSDIYSLVLCFPLALTVIQVMLRPFAKGFKVTPKGQQRDRFSFNWKLASPLIILFAITAISLWRNLGMSMAKAEWATTVPLEIAQQIRGIGLGWLWSGYNLIMLGIAILILLDAPKPDVYDWFALRRTVRCNIQGENYWGVTTMISEVGAEIALTQKAIISAAEMQPVTLEIMEEGVKLTGEVIRTGFQNEFPTVRVMFQQLNLSQHRRLVEMLFCRPGQWKRHNTPGEFKSILLILKILFRPRIIFDRNIDVNAIAVSQG
- the sufR gene encoding iron-sulfur cluster biosynthesis transcriptional regulator SufR, whose product is MVTTQQPSTKQDILQYLMKQGQATAQELATELDVSPQAIRRHLKDLEAEELLLYQAVHLGMGRPQHVYKLSDKGRDRLRRTINDAGGDSHGQFAVSLLDTLAQTVGREQMGTILRMQWERKALEYRDRVGEGSLQERVANLVELRKAEGYMAEWYFVNEENSARGFIITEHNCAIANVAESFPVVCGHELEMFATILPDCQVERTHWIIDGEHRCGYLVRSTGKKS
- the sufB gene encoding Fe-S cluster assembly protein SufB, giving the protein MSATVKTIVNQPYKYGFITDIEADIIPRGLSEDVIRLISAKKEEPEFMLEFRLRAYRQWLKMTEPTWHSVQYPPINYQDIIYYSAPKKKPKQLNSLEEVDPALLETFEKLGIPISEQKRLSNVAVDAIFDSVSVATTFKEKLAKEGVIFCSISEALREYPELVQKYLGSVVPTADNYFAALNSAVFSDGSFVYIPKNTKCPMELSTYFRINSGDTGQFERTLIVAEEGSYVSYLEGCTAPMYDTNQLHAAVVELVALDNAEIKYSTVQNWYAGDEKGKGGIYNFVTKRGLCQGVNSKISWTQVETGSAITWKYPSCVLVGDNSVGEFYSVALTNNMQQADTGTKMIHVGKNTRSTIISKGISAGNSSNSYRGLVKVNPKAQGARNYSQCDSMLIGDNARANTFPYIQVQNNTAKIEHEASTSKIGEDQLFYFSQRGISSEDAISMMISGFCKDVFNQLPMEFAVEADRLLSLKLEGSVG
- the sufC gene encoding Fe-S cluster assembly ATPase SufC, with translation MIIENSEILLSVKDLTAEVDGNSILKGVNLAVRSGEIHAIMGPNGSGKSTFSKALAGHPAYEVTGGEAIFQGKNLLEMEPEERARAGVFLAFQYPLEIPGVSNLDFLRVAYNSRRKEQGLEELDAFDFDDLIQEKLDVVKMDAAFLNRSVNEGFSGGEKKRNEILQMALLEPKIAILDETDSGLDIDALKIVANGVNQLASPENATILITHYQRLLNYIVPDYVHVMARGQIIKSGGKELALELESRGYDWVLEQAGAEVGV